From the Phyllostomus discolor isolate MPI-MPIP mPhyDis1 chromosome 7, mPhyDis1.pri.v3, whole genome shotgun sequence genome, one window contains:
- the KCTD6 gene encoding BTB/POZ domain-containing protein KCTD6 translates to MDNGDWGYMMTDPVTLNVGGHLYTTSLTTLTRYPDSMLGAMFGGDFPTARDPQGNYFIDRDGPLFRYVLNFLRTSELTLPLDFKEFDLLRKEADFYQIEPLIQCLNDPKPLYPMDTFEEVVELSSTRKLSKYSNPVAVIITQLTITTKVHSLLEGISNYFTKWNKHMMDTRDCQVSFTFGPCDYHQEVSLRVHLMEYITKQGFTIRNTRVHHMSERANENTVEHNWTFCRLARKTDD, encoded by the exons ATGGATAATGGAGACTGGGGCTATATG ATGACTGACCCAGTCACGTTAAATGTAGGTGGACACTTGTACACAACGTCCCTCACTACATTGACGCGATACCCAGATTCCATGCTCGGAGCTATGTTTGGGGGGGACTTCCCCACAGCTCGAGACCCTCAAGGCAATTACTTCATTGATCGAGATGGACCTCTTTTCAGATATGTCCTCAACTTCTTAAGAACTTCAGAGTTGACCTTACCCCTGGATTTTAAGGAATTTGATCTGCTTCGGAAGGAAGCAGATTTTTATCAAATTGAGCCCTTGATCCAGTGTCTCAATGACCCTAAGCCTTTGTATCCTATGGATACTTTTGAAGAAGTTGTGGAGCTATCTAGTACCCGGAAGCTTTCTAAGTATTCCAATCCAGTAGCTGTCATCATAACTCAATTAACCATCACCACCAAGGTCCATTCCTTACTTGAAGGTATCTCAAACTATTTTACCAAGTGGAATAAGCACATGATGGACACCAGAGACTGCCAGGTTTCCTTCACTTTTGGACCCTGTGATTACCACCAGGAAGTTTCTCTGCGGGTCCACCTGATGGAATATATCACAAAACAAGGCTTCACGATCCGCAACACCCGAGTGCATCACATGAGTGAGCGGGCCAATGAGAACACAGTGGAGCACAACTGGACTTTCTGTAGGTTGGCCCGGAAGACGGATGATTGA